ATCGATTTTTACTTCTGGAGTTTCAGCTAAGATTTTGTTAATGTAGGGTAATATTTCCACGTTTTAAAAACCACAATTAAGGGCGGTCGCTTGACACTAGCCGCCCTTATAATTTTGCTTAAATTTTGACTTCACGGGGCATATTTTTAGCTTTTATCGCCCCGATTATTTTCTCGGTTAGCCTTACCTGTCCTTTGGGTGTTATCATCGGAGTAAACCCCTGAACTTTTTCGCCGTTTGGCTTTTTGTATACGCACGGGATGTAGCGCAGATAGTCTTTATCTAAATATTCTTGATAAGGCTCGTTGTTTGATTGCAAAATTTTCAACTCTCGCATTATTTGAAAAATACGCGCTCTTCCTGTATTTATGCCCTGATGTTGATTGCAAAGCGTTTTAGCGTATGTTCCTATTAAAATGCACCCGTCGGTAGCTTCCACCGTTCGCCCGTAATCCACGTAAGGCTCATCGGCTTTTATTTTAGCTTCGAGATATTTATTTTTGTCTTGCGTGTCGGCGTAGTCTAAAAGAATTTTGGCTACCGCTCGCGGGTCTGCTAAGACGTCTTGAATGCTTGTAGGGTTGTTTTGCCCGTTTAGTATGTAATCACTAGCCCAGTCTCTGAATAAAATCGTCTGTGGCGTTTCGGTCAATTTAAATCCGAGAGTAATAACTCTTTTTTTAGTCCAAAATACCATTTTTTGAGGCTTTTGATACACCCTAGTAGATCCCACTGGGGTGTCTGTTAGTACGCCTTTGCCGTCGTTATACATATCTTTGTAATAATAATGCATTCCCTCTATGTATTCGGTCGCTCCTTTGGTTCTTTGTTGCTGTATTGCGTTTTGGGTTACGCCAAAACCTTGAGCTACTTGTCTGTCTGATAAAGCCCAAGTGTCTTGATACTCAATAACCTCTAAATTTAGATTGTTAAATGCTACTATTGCACTCATTTTTAAGCTCCTGTTCTCTTTTTGGCTTTGTCAAAATCGACGATATACCACCATTTAAAACGCTCCCCGTTGGCTTGTATGTCTTTAATCACTCCTTCGCGTTTAAGGTCGCCTAAATACTGATTAGCGTTACTTATGCCTAAGTTTTTTTGTCCAGCCGTTACGCGCCCTTGCTCTAGCATTATTTTTAACAGTGTCTTTTTATGTCTACTATTTCTCATTTTTGTCCTTTTTCGGCTCTCTTATGCCCGCTTTAACCTCTAGGGTCTTAATGCTTTCTCGCTGTTTCTGCACTATGTGAAATAAATCAAATGCACAATCCAGCAAAGACTGATCGGCTCCGTCTATGCTTGCCACTTTGTAGGTATGCAAATGCCTTTTAAAAGCCTTTAGCATAACTTCATCATTTGCGCTAAAGCACACTTTGCTAGGTTTAAAATTTAACTTATTCATTGTGTGCACTCCTTTGAATAAAAAAGGTCTCGATTATCCTTTTATTCTCATCTTGTAGGCTTTGGAGCTGTTTGCCTTGCTCTACTAAGGCTAAGAATAAGTCAAAAGCTACTCCGCTAAAATCTGCGGTTTTCATATTGCCACTATTTAGCGTTTCCTCGAATATGTGAGGGTAGCACTCTTTTAGCATTCTCGCATATTGTTCGCGCGCTTCCTCGTCGGTATCGGCTAGCTTAGCCGCAGTTTTTGCAAATTTGCCCTTAAAAGCTTCCGTATAAGCATGAAATAAATCAAAGGCTACCTTTAGCCCCTGATCAACTCCTTTGTGTAGCTCACTCGTTCCGCTTTCTAGTGCTACTTTTAAAATATCGGGGTGCTTTAGCTGTAAATAGGCGTGAAACTGCCCGTATAGTCCAGCTTCGGCTTCATCTTTAAACCTAGCCATATTACGCGCCCTTTCTCATAAAAAACGCCTCTACTTCGGAGGGGTCAAAAAAGGTAATGTTTTTGCTGAATTTGATAGGTCTTAAAAAGCCTTGTTTAGCAAAATACCACACTGTGCTTAATCCTATGCCGTAAATCTGTGCGATTTGCGACGCTCTTAAGTATTTTGGTTTTAGTTCGGTTTGCTTCATCGTTTAGCCTTTAATATGTGTATTAGTCTTGCAAAACTAGGCTAATTATGGCGCGATTTAAAATACTACGCAACGAAAAATATTTTTAGGCTTGTAGTGTGTGTTGAGGTATTTTTTGTAAAGTTAGTGTGTTTTTAGTGAGTTTTAAAAAAGTAAAAGCCCATTATTTAGGGCTTTATAGATAGCTAAAAATATTTTTAGGTTATTTATGCGTTTTTGTCGTTAGGATTAAAATATTTATAAATTTTGTTCGCTAGTGTCGCTTTTTTGTTTTTATCAACTCCGACAATTTGATACATATCGGCTTTTAATACTAGGGTGTCGGTAAATTTTGTTCTTATTGCTTGTGTGTTATTTAATAAATCGTATCGTTCTTTTTGCTCTTTAAAGGGTTTAAAATACTCGTCTGATGTTTGCTTAAACTCTAAAAAAGCAAGAGTTGTTTTTATTTCCATTGGTGTTAAATAATTGAATTCGTCGTCAAAAAATCCATTTACCTCTGTTTGTAGGTCAAAATTATCCATTATGTGCTGTTTATCAAACTCTCCTTTATAAAAATAAAAAGAGTGTTCTAAAAGTTGAATAGCTTTTAAATAGTTCTCGTATCTTATGACTATGGCGGTTTTGCTTTGCTTTGTATCTATGATGTTTTTAAAAAACTCCGCAAAGGCTGTTATTATTTCGTCTTTTGCTTCGTCTATCTGATAAAACTTCGTTAAAATTTCAAGCTCCCAAAAAATATCATAATTGCCAAATTCAGCCTCAAAGCTATCATTTACCCGATACCCTAGCATATCGTTAAAAGCGTTAATATAATCTTTTTTGTCGTGTCTATTGCCTGCTAATACCTTTTGAATGTCTGTTATAACTAACTCTATCGCCTCTTTTGTTATGTTACTTTTATTGTCTTTGTTATCTTGTGTATCTCTTGTTTCGCTTAGTTTTGCCATATCTTGCCCCCCTAATTATCTTTTATGTCTAATATGTAATCGCTCCACCAGTCAAGCAGGATTTTAAGCTCGTCTAAAAAGTCGGCTTTTTCTGAATAGCTTAAGTCCACTCTATCGCCGTGTAGATGATCAAGCACTTTTTTAATAGCTTCTTTGCTTACTTTGTGCTTTTGCATATTGTTAAACGCTTGCGTCATAAATATGCCTCTTAGGCTATGCAGGGTTACTACGCGCCCCGTTTGCCTATCTCTAAAATTAAAGCCCTTAATTGCATTCGTGGCGGTGTCTTTGTGGATATGGTCGGTAAAGTGAGAATTAATAAAGACGTATTCGTATGCTCTGCTTAGTCTGGCTTGATCTTGGATTATTCGCATAACCTCATCGCTTAACGGCAATTTAAAATCGCCTATTTCGCTACGCTTAATTTTTTGCTCGGCTCTTGGTATTGTTAAAATTCTTTTTTCAAGATCAAAATATTTCCATTTTAGGCGCGATAACGGCGCAGCTCTTAGCGGTATGTGTAGGCATAGCTTCATCGCGTTTTTAATCGTCTCAAAATGTGGGTAGTCGTAAATAGAGTTAAAAAAGGCTTTTAAATCCTCGCGCTCGGTCAATTTAGCGTAATGCTCTACCTTTGTTTTGGGTATGATTGACTTAGCGTCAATATTGCCCATAATATTAATATCAGTGTAGCCACTTGATACGGCAAATAAAAAGACGCGGTTTAAAATTTGATTGATTATCTCGGCAGTCTGCGGGGTTGCCTTTGATACTTCTTTGAGTATTACCGCTATTTCGGCGTGAGTTATGCTTTTTATGCCTCTGTCTTTTAGTATCGGCATTACGTGATTTTCTATGCGCCCTCGCTTTGTCTTTAGCGTCTGTGGCAATATGCTCTTAGCTTCTAGTTCCAGCCACTCATTAAAGACTTTTTCAAAGCTACAGTTATGATCGCTTATTCTTTGAGCTTTGGCGCGCTTCTTATCTGTTATCGGGTCTGCCCCACTCATTACGAGCTTTTTAAGCTCGGTTCGCTTTTCTCTAGCCTCCGCTAATGATAAAGTAGGGTAATTACCTAGCCCCGTATTGTTTGGTTTGCCCGTGTCCGGACTAATAAAAGCAAATACCCAGCGTTTGCGCCCTGTCTTGCTTACGATTAGCCCTAAGTCGTCGCCGTCTGTAAGCTTGTAATCTTTGTCTTTAGGCTTAGTTTCTCTTATCTGCTTATCGGTAAGGGGCTTTACTATTCTTGACATATCGCCATAACTCCCTAAAATACGTTATTTGAGACGATTTAAAAATATTTTTTCAATTTATTGGATCAAATTACTCATCAAAAATATTTTAAAAATCGCTGTCTTATGCTCGTTAAGTGCCTAAAATACGGAGTTTGATGAGGTTTAAAAATATTTTTCTCTTTTAGAGTATTTTTTAAGCTTTCAAAATACCTATTTTAGGCGTTTCAAGCGTTTTAAAACATTTTTTGGAGTGCTTTGTAAGCCCGATGAATAGAGCGTTTTGTGAGTTTTAAAAATATTTTTTCGCTTGACTTTTAGAATTTTGCCAAAAATATTTTTAATTTTAAAATGTTTTTAAATCTTTAGCTTTGCCTGTTTAGTTTAGATTGTTTTAGAGTGTTAAAATCTCTCAAAGTCCGTATTTTAGGGGGTTTGTTAGAGTGCTTTAGATTGTAAAAAATAGTAGATGGTGGTTAGAGGCAGAATCGAACTGCCGACACGCAGATTTTCAGTCTGCTGCTCTACCGACTGAGCTATCCAACCACCTAAAAAAGAAATGTGATTATACACTTTTAAATTTTAAAATTAGGTTAAATACAAAATGAAATTTTATAAATTTGCAACAAATTCTTTAAATTTATCTCCTCGCTCGGCGTAGCTATTAAACTGATCAAGGCTTGCAGCAGCAGGACTTAGAAGAGCTATCTCGTCTAAAATTTGAGCCTCTTTTGAATTTGCTTCCTTAGTCGGTTTTTTTAAATTTTTATCTATTTGTGTTACGGCTACATCTAAAAAATCGCATTTTAGAGCTGGAATTTGAAATTTCTCAGCTAGCCTCATAATCTTATCGCTATTTGAGCCGATAGCGTAAATTTTAGTATTTGCGCTATTTATAGCCTCAAAAAGCTGGGTCATATCGACACCCTTATCATCTCCGCCTAGGATTAGGTGCAAGAATTTATTCTCATATCGCTTTAGAGCTTGAATGGTCGCGTCGATATTGGTAGCTTTTGTGTCATTTACCCAAATCCGCCCGCATTTGTCATTAAATTCTTCAAGTTTATTGCTCTCTATCACAAATTTGTTTAGTAAATTCGCGTCGCATTTATCAAAGATTATTTTTTGTACCGCCAGCGCTAAAAGAGCGTCCATTAAAAACGGCACTTTGAAATTTATCTCATTTGTGGCAACTCCGCAAAATTTAGCTAAATCCTTTTCGTTTTTATAGCTTATGACCTTTGCAAGAGTCGGAGTATTAGCGTAAATTTCAGGCAATATTGCAACCGAGTTTTCTCTCATCATACCAAGCGGCTTAAGCTTGGCGGCTTCATAAGAGCCCATATCGCCGTGCCAAGTAAGATGATCGGGCGTTATAGGCAAAAGCACGTATATATCAGGCTTTGCAAGGTTTGTATAGTGAAGCGTGAAAGAGCTCGTCTCCAGTATCCAAATTTTAGCTTTAGTATCTAATTCAGCTAGTGGAGTGCCTACGTTTCCGCCCATTACCGAGCCTTTGTCTTCAAGCAGGTGTTGCATCATCTTGGTTGTGGTTGTTTTGCCGTTTGTTCCGCTTATCCATACGCTAAAAGGCATTTTGGATGCGAAAAAATCATATTCACTTATCAAATTTTGCGATTTTTTAATCAGCTCATGATACGGAGGAAAGCCGGGGCTTGGGATCTCAAGTTCGCTTTTGTCTGGATTAAATTCACTTACCGGCAAAAGATTATTTCCAAATTCATCCTTTGAAATTTGGCTAAATTTGTCATCATATACATCCCAAATTCCCTCATCTTGGCAGTTTTTGGCAATAGCCTTGGTTGTGCCTCCGTAACCGAACAAACTTCTTTTCATTATCTTATCTTTAATGCGGTTAGCGCGATGAGGTTTGCTAAAAGCGCGATGATCCAAAATCTAACGATGATTTTGTTTTCAACCCAGCCTTTAATCTCGAAATGATGATGAATAGGCGCCATTAAGAAAATTCTCTTTTTGAAAATTTTAAAGCTTCCAACCTGCAAAATAACGCTTAAAGTCTCAATTACAAAGATAAATCCTATGATAATAAGCAAAATTTCGTTTTTGGTCATAACTCCCATAAGTCCTATGTAAGCGCCTATGCTAAGACTTCCGCTATCACCCATGAAAACTTGTGCGGGATGGCAGTTAAACCATAAAAATCCCATCAGAGAGCCGATTAGAGCCGAAGCGATGATGATAGTTTCGCCCACACCGATGATCTTTGGAAGTAGCAAATAAGAGCTAAATAGCGCATGTCCGCAGATATAGGCAAAAATTCCTAGCGTAACAAGCGAAAGCATTGCAGGAACTGCCGCAAGCCCGTCAAGCCCGTCCGTTAAATTTACCGCATTTGAGGCCGCAACTATAACTAGTGTCCAAAAGACTATGGCAAAAATTTTAAGATCCAGTAGCGGGAATTTATAAAACGGCACATAAAATTCGGTTCCTATATCGCCGCTAAGATAAAGCACGGTTGAAACCGCAAAAGATACTAAAATTTGAGCTAAAAGCTTGGCTTTAGGGCTTAGCCCCGCGTGGTTGTTTGCGCCTAGAATTTTTGATATGTCGTCTTTAAATCCGATCGCCGTAAAACCCGCAAGACAGAGCAAAGAGGCGATAACGAAGCTATTATCAAGTCTGGCACAGATGATAGTTGCCAGTATTGCCGTTAGCATAAAGACTACGCCTCCCATGGTCGGGGTTTTTTCTTTTTTTTGGTGTGTTTTTGGAGCAAGCTCGTAAATCGGCTGACTGGCGTTTTTAGCCCTTGCCCAAGCGATAAATTTAGGCATAAGATAAACGGTAAGTGCAAAAGATATGAAAAACGCTATGCCTGCGCGAACTGTGATGTATTGAAAGATGTTAAAATTTAGGATTTCATAAAGATAATAAAACATGTGAGCCTTTATTTTTAAAAAGAGTAATTTTAGTATAATGCTCTTAAAATTTATCTAAATTTAAAGAATGAAATATGAAACAAAAAACTATTTTAGTGATAACAGACGGCATAGGATTTAATCCAAACTCAGAATTTAACGCATTTGCAGCGGCGAAAAAGCCGACTTATGATTGGCTATTTAAAAATGTGCCAAATTCGCTTATCAAGACTTCAGGTCTTGCGGTAGGCTTGCCTAAGGGGCAAATGGGAAATAGCGAAGTAGGGCATATGTGCATAGGAAGCGGGCGGGTTTTGTATCAAAATTTGGTAAAAATTTCGCTTGGGTTTAAAGACGGCTCACTCTCTCAAAACGCAAAACTAAAAGAGCTTTTTACAAAGTGTAAAAATATCCATATAATAGGGCTTTATAGCGATGGGGGCGTGCATTCTCATCTTGAGCATTTTGATGATATGTGCAAACTTGCTAAGGATAACGGATGTGAAATTTACGCTCATGCGATAACCGATGGTAGGGACGTAGCGCCTACGAGTGCGGCGGAGTTTGTGAAGCAGCTTGAAGAGAAATTTAACGTGGCTACGGTTTGCGGTAGATTTTACGCTATGGATAGAGATAAGCGCTGGGATAGGGTAAGTGAGGCTTATAAGACTATGATTGATGGTGCAAATTTACAGAGCCTAAAACCAAGCGAATATATCCAAAATAGCTATGACGAAGGCGTTTTGGACGAGTTTATAAAACCTGCCAGTTTTAACGGCTTTAAAGGGATTGGCAAAGATGACGGAGTTGTGTTTATAAATTTTAGAAATGATAGGATGAGGCAGATAGTAGCGGCGTTTGGTGTGAGCGAATTTAGTGAATTTAAGCGCCCTTTTGTAGTGCAAAATTTAGTAACTATGACGGAATACGACGCAAATTTTAGCTTTCCTGTTTTGTTTGAAAACGATAAGATAACAAATACTTTAGCAGAGGTTATATCTCGTGCCGGACTTCGCCAGCTTCACACGGCAGAGACTGAGAAATACGCTCATGTGACTTTTTTCTTTAACGGCGGAGTTGAGGAACTGCTTGAAAACGAAACTAGAATTTTAATCCCAAGCCCAAAAGTTAAAACTTATGATGAAAAGCCCGAAATGAGCGCTGATGGTGTGTGCGATGCGGTTTTAAAAGCGATTGATGACGGGCAGGATTTTATCGTAGTAAATTTCGCAAACGGCGATATGGTAGGACATACTGGCGATTTTAATGCGGGCGTAAAAGCAGTAGAGGCTGTAGATAGCGCGCTTGGTAAGATTGTCGCTAAGGTAGAGGAAAAGGGCTATGCTATGATAATTACGAGTGATCACGGTAACTGCGAAGAGATGCGAGATAAAAGCGGAATGCTCACAAACCACACGACTTACGATGTGTTTTGCTTTGTGCTGGGTGATGGAGTGAAAGAAGTAAAAACCGGTGGGCTAAATAATATCGCAGCAAGCGTTCTTAGGCTAATGGGACTTGAAAAACCGGCCGAGATGGACGAGCCGTTGATTTAGGATATTTGTTTCTGATGAAAACATATTCGCCATTAAGATATCCTGGCGGGAAAGGCATTTTGTTTAGTTGGATTAGTAATTTGCTAAGACAAAATAATTTAATAGGCGGTAATTATATAGAATCTTATGCTGGTGGAGCAGGACTTGCCTTTGGTCTAGTTTTAAATGGTCTTGTGGATAGAATTTTTATAAATGATTTTGATAGATCTATATATGCTATTTGGGATTGTATATTAAACGATACAGATAATTTTATTGCTAAAATCAATAACGCTCAGGTAAATTTAAAAGAGTGGCAAGTCCAAAAAGAGATAATCAAAAATCAACAAGACTACTCAAATTTAGAGCTTGGTTTTGCCGCGTTTTTTTTAAATCGCACAAATGTTTCAGGTATCATAAAAGGCGGGCCAATTGGCGGTATGAAACAAAGTAGCAAATATACTGTTGATTGCAGATTTAATAAAAAATATTTAATTCAAAAAATCATACAAATTGCAGATAAAAAGACTAACATTGAAATTTTTAATTTAGATGCGGTTGAGTTTATAAGTCTCATTGTTAAAATGGCAAATCGCAAATCGTTGCTCTACCTTGATCCGCCTTATTATAAAAAAGGTCCTGAGCTTTATAGAAATTTTTATCAGCACAATGATCATGTAAAACTTTCGCAAATTTTAAAAGATATAAATCTTCCTTTACTTGTAACCTATGATAATTGCGATGAGATAAGAGAGCTGTATTTGAAATTTGATAAATTTGATTTTAATCTTAGATACTCGGCTAGCTTAAAACAAAAAAGTATCGGCAGTGAGCTAATGATTTTTAAAAATTTAAAGATGATTGATAAGCCAAATTTAATAAAAGGGGTTTAAATGGGCGTTAAAGAGCAAATTGATAAACGAAATACGTTAGCTAGGATGATAAAAGAGCCAGAGAAAAATTTTATAGGTGATGTTTTTAAGCTTGATTATCAAAATGCTTGGGTGCTTACAAACGATGCTTATAAAGAGAGAGTTTGTGGAATTCCGCTTAATAGCTTTCTTTTGGGTGCTAGTTTTAATCCAAATGATTTTTCAAATGCAAAAGAACAGGAAAAAATTGTATTTTTATTTAGAATGTTGGGCTCTTGTGAAATTCCAGGCGATAGCGAAAAGATAAAAACTCTAATAGAGCATTATCAATCAAAGCCTGAGATTTATTCTGACGATGAACACGATAATATTGAACCTATAACTCACTCTTGGCTTCAGTTTGGAGGGCTTGAGTGCGAGATTATCGGTTCTTTTTATATGGAAGATGGCAAATGGATGTTTGGGGCTGATATAGAGGATTATCAGTCAATGGCAGGCATAAAAGTATATAAGCCAATGCAAGATGTTTTGCAAGCCATTGTAAATTATATAGATCCTTATAAAAAGCAAAAGATGAAAAAAGATGCTTCTAAAATGGGTTTTCATGATATACCTGAGCCGTTTTTGATAGGAAATTTACGCTATACATCCACAAATAGACTCCAAAAATTGAATAAAGATTCTGAAGTTGAGGTCAA
This Campylobacter sp. RM16192 DNA region includes the following protein-coding sequences:
- a CDS encoding phage antirepressor KilAC domain-containing protein; the encoded protein is MSAIVAFNNLNLEVIEYQDTWALSDRQVAQGFGVTQNAIQQQRTKGATEYIEGMHYYYKDMYNDGKGVLTDTPVGSTRVYQKPQKMVFWTKKRVITLGFKLTETPQTILFRDWASDYILNGQNNPTSIQDVLADPRAVAKILLDYADTQDKNKYLEAKIKADEPYVDYGRTVEATDGCILIGTYAKTLCNQHQGINTGRARIFQIMRELKILQSNNEPYQEYLDKDYLRYIPCVYKKPNGEKVQGFTPMITPKGQVRLTEKIIGAIKAKNMPREVKI
- a CDS encoding helix-turn-helix transcriptional regulator, giving the protein MKQTELKPKYLRASQIAQIYGIGLSTVWYFAKQGFLRPIKFSKNITFFDPSEVEAFFMRKGA
- a CDS encoding tyrosine-type recombinase/integrase, whose product is MSRIVKPLTDKQIRETKPKDKDYKLTDGDDLGLIVSKTGRKRWVFAFISPDTGKPNNTGLGNYPTLSLAEAREKRTELKKLVMSGADPITDKKRAKAQRISDHNCSFEKVFNEWLELEAKSILPQTLKTKRGRIENHVMPILKDRGIKSITHAEIAVILKEVSKATPQTAEIINQILNRVFLFAVSSGYTDINIMGNIDAKSIIPKTKVEHYAKLTEREDLKAFFNSIYDYPHFETIKNAMKLCLHIPLRAAPLSRLKWKYFDLEKRILTIPRAEQKIKRSEIGDFKLPLSDEVMRIIQDQARLSRAYEYVFINSHFTDHIHKDTATNAIKGFNFRDRQTGRVVTLHSLRGIFMTQAFNNMQKHKVSKEAIKKVLDHLHGDRVDLSYSEKADFLDELKILLDWWSDYILDIKDN
- the murD gene encoding UDP-N-acetylmuramoyl-L-alanine--D-glutamate ligase, with the translated sequence MKRSLFGYGGTTKAIAKNCQDEGIWDVYDDKFSQISKDEFGNNLLPVSEFNPDKSELEIPSPGFPPYHELIKKSQNLISEYDFFASKMPFSVWISGTNGKTTTTKMMQHLLEDKGSVMGGNVGTPLAELDTKAKIWILETSSFTLHYTNLAKPDIYVLLPITPDHLTWHGDMGSYEAAKLKPLGMMRENSVAILPEIYANTPTLAKVISYKNEKDLAKFCGVATNEINFKVPFLMDALLALAVQKIIFDKCDANLLNKFVIESNKLEEFNDKCGRIWVNDTKATNIDATIQALKRYENKFLHLILGGDDKGVDMTQLFEAINSANTKIYAIGSNSDKIMRLAEKFQIPALKCDFLDVAVTQIDKNLKKPTKEANSKEAQILDEIALLSPAAASLDQFNSYAERGDKFKEFVANL
- the mraY gene encoding phospho-N-acetylmuramoyl-pentapeptide-transferase, translating into MFYYLYEILNFNIFQYITVRAGIAFFISFALTVYLMPKFIAWARAKNASQPIYELAPKTHQKKEKTPTMGGVVFMLTAILATIICARLDNSFVIASLLCLAGFTAIGFKDDISKILGANNHAGLSPKAKLLAQILVSFAVSTVLYLSGDIGTEFYVPFYKFPLLDLKIFAIVFWTLVIVAASNAVNLTDGLDGLAAVPAMLSLVTLGIFAYICGHALFSSYLLLPKIIGVGETIIIASALIGSLMGFLWFNCHPAQVFMGDSGSLSIGAYIGLMGVMTKNEILLIIIGFIFVIETLSVILQVGSFKIFKKRIFLMAPIHHHFEIKGWVENKIIVRFWIIALLANLIALTALKIR
- the gpmI gene encoding 2,3-bisphosphoglycerate-independent phosphoglycerate mutase; protein product: MKQKTILVITDGIGFNPNSEFNAFAAAKKPTYDWLFKNVPNSLIKTSGLAVGLPKGQMGNSEVGHMCIGSGRVLYQNLVKISLGFKDGSLSQNAKLKELFTKCKNIHIIGLYSDGGVHSHLEHFDDMCKLAKDNGCEIYAHAITDGRDVAPTSAAEFVKQLEEKFNVATVCGRFYAMDRDKRWDRVSEAYKTMIDGANLQSLKPSEYIQNSYDEGVLDEFIKPASFNGFKGIGKDDGVVFINFRNDRMRQIVAAFGVSEFSEFKRPFVVQNLVTMTEYDANFSFPVLFENDKITNTLAEVISRAGLRQLHTAETEKYAHVTFFFNGGVEELLENETRILIPSPKVKTYDEKPEMSADGVCDAVLKAIDDGQDFIVVNFANGDMVGHTGDFNAGVKAVEAVDSALGKIVAKVEEKGYAMIITSDHGNCEEMRDKSGMLTNHTTYDVFCFVLGDGVKEVKTGGLNNIAASVLRLMGLEKPAEMDEPLI
- a CDS encoding DNA adenine methylase, whose translation is MKTYSPLRYPGGKGILFSWISNLLRQNNLIGGNYIESYAGGAGLAFGLVLNGLVDRIFINDFDRSIYAIWDCILNDTDNFIAKINNAQVNLKEWQVQKEIIKNQQDYSNLELGFAAFFLNRTNVSGIIKGGPIGGMKQSSKYTVDCRFNKKYLIQKIIQIADKKTNIEIFNLDAVEFISLIVKMANRKSLLYLDPPYYKKGPELYRNFYQHNDHVKLSQILKDINLPLLVTYDNCDEIRELYLKFDKFDFNLRYSASLKQKSIGSELMIFKNLKMIDKPNLIKGV